One Peromyscus leucopus breed LL Stock chromosome 14, UCI_PerLeu_2.1, whole genome shotgun sequence genomic window carries:
- the LOC114706057 gene encoding LOW QUALITY PROTEIN: serpin A11-like (The sequence of the model RefSeq protein was modified relative to this genomic sequence to represent the inferred CDS: inserted 1 base in 1 codon), translated as MMGPVWLWLLIAKVLLPVHCQPFSAHEEKSLGVPQPASHQLPEPAPTYRKVTPTITNFALRLYKQLAKEVPGNILFSPVSLSSIVALLSLGAPADTQAQILESLGFNLTETPAADIHQGFQSLLHTLDLPSPKLELKVGHSLFLDRQLKPQQRFLDSAKELYGALAFSANFTDAAATGQQINDLVRKQTYGQVVGCLPEFGHDTLMVLLNYIFFKAKWKHPFDRYQTRKQESFFLDQRTTLRIPMMRQKEMHRFLYDQEASCTVLQIKYSGTALLLLVLPDPGKMQQVEAALQPETLRRWGQRFLPSLLDLHLPRFSISATYNLEEILPLIGLGNMFGMEADLSGIMGQLNKTVSRVSHKAVVDMNEKGTEAAAASGLLSQXPALNMTSAPHAHFNRPFLLLLWEVTTQSLLFLGKVVNPAAA; from the exons ATGATGGGAccagtgtggctgtggctgctgaTAGCCAAGGTCCTGCTCCCTGTTCATTGTCAACCATTTTCTGCCCATGAAGAGAAGAGTCTGGGGGTGCCTcaaccagccagccaccagctccCGGAGCCAGCACCCACCTATCGCAAGGTCACACCCACCATCACTAATTTTGCTTTGCGTCTCTACAAGCAGCTAGCAAAGGAAGTCCCCGGAAACATTCTCTTCTCCCCTGTGAGCCTCTCTAGCATTgtggctcttctctctcttggggcACCTGCTGACACCCAGGCTCAGATTCTGGAGAGCCTGGGCTTCAACCTCACAGAGACGCCAGCAGCTGACATCCACCAGGGCTTCCAGAGCCTCCTGCACACCCTTGACCTGCCCAGCCCCAAACTGGAGCTGAAAGTGGGACATTCCCTGTTCTTAGACAGGCAGCTGAAGCCTCAGCAGCGCTTTCTGGACAGCGCCAAGGAGCTGTATGGAGCGCTGGCTTTTTCTGCCAACTTCACGGATGCAGCTGCCACAGGGCAGCAGATCAACGACCTGGTGAGGAAGCAGACCTACGGGCAGGTGGTGGGCTGTCTCCCAGAGTTTGGCCATGACACCCTCATGGTTCTCTTGAACTACATCTTCTTCAAAG CCAAGTGGAAGCATCCCTTTGATCGCTACCAGACCCGGAAGCAGGAGAGTTTCTTCCTAGACCAGAGGACAACGCTCCGCATCCCCATGATGCGGCAGAAGGAAATGCACAGGTTCCTGTACGACCAGGAGGCATCATGCACTGTCCTTCAGATCAAGTACAGCGGCACggccctgctgctgctggtccTCCCTGACCCGGGGAAGATGCAGCAGGTAGAAGCTGCCCTCCAGCCTGAGACGCTGAGAAGGTGGGGCCAGCGGTTCCTGCCCAG TCTGTTGGATTTGCACCTGCCAAGATTTTCAATTTCTGCAACCTACAACCTGGAAGAGATCCTTCCCCTTATTGGCCTTGGCAACATGTTTGGCATGGAAGCTGACCTATCAGGAATCATGGGGCAACTCAACAAAACTGTCTCCAGG GTGTCACACAAGGCTGTAGTGGACATGAATGAGAAGGGCACTGAGGCCGcagctgcctctggcctcctttcCC CCCCTGCCCTGAACATGACGTCGGCCCCACATGCCCACTTCAACAGgcccttcctgctccttctctggGAGGTGACCACCCAGAGTCTGCTCTTCCTGGGAAAAGTGGTCAATCCAGCTGCTGCGTGA